A genomic segment from Aegilops tauschii subsp. strangulata cultivar AL8/78 chromosome 1, Aet v6.0, whole genome shotgun sequence encodes:
- the LOC109765881 gene encoding gamma-gliadin, producing MKTLLIVTILAMATTIATANMQVDPGYQVHWPQQQPFPQPQQPFCQQPQQTIPQPHQTFHHQPQQTFPQPQQTYPHQPQQQFPQTQQPQQPFPQPQQTFPQQPQLPFPQQPQQPFPQPQQPQQQFPQSQQPQQPFPQPQQQFLQPQQPQQSFPQQQQPLIQLSLQQQMNPCKNFLLQQCNPVSLVSSLISMILPRSDCQVMQQQCCQQLAQIPQQLQCAAIHSVVHSIIMQQEQRQGVQIRRPLFQLVQGQGIIQPQQPAQLEVIRSLVLRTLPTMCNVYVSPDCSTINAPFASIVVGIGGQ from the coding sequence ATGAAGACCTTACTCATCGTAACAATCCTTGCGATGGCAACAACCATCGCCACCGCCAATATGCAAGTCGACCCCGGCTACCAAGTACATTGGCCACAACAACAACCATTCCCCCAGCCCCAACAACCATTCTGCCAGCAACCACAACAAACTATTCCCCAACCCCATCAAACGTTCCACCATCAACCACAACAAACATTTCCCCAACCCCAACAAACATACCCCCATCAACCACAACAACAATTTCCCCAGACCCAGCAACCACAACAACCATTTCCCCAGCCCCAACAAACATTCCCCCAACAACCCCAACTACCATTTCCCCAACAACCCCAACAACCATTCCCCCAGCCTCAACAACCCCAACAACAATTTCCCCAGTCACAGCAACCACAACAACCTTTTCCCCAGCCCCAACAACAATTCCTGCAGCCCCAACAACCGCAACAATCATTCCCCCAGCAACAACAACCGTTGATTCAGCTATCTCTACAACAACAGATGAACCCCTGCAAGAATTTTCTCTTGCAGCAATGCAACCCTGTGTCATTGGTGTCATCCCTCATATCAATGATCTTGCCACGAAGTGATTGCCAGGTGATGCAGCAACAATGTTGCCAACAACTGGCACAGATTCCTCAGCAGCTCCAGTGTGCAGCCATCCATAGTGTCGTGCATTCCATCATCATGCAGCAAGAACAACGACAAGGCGTGCAGATCCGGCGGCCACTGTTTCAGCTCGTTCAGGGTCAGGGCATCATCCAACCTCAACAACCAGCTCAATTGGAGGTGATCAGGTCATTGGTATTGAGAACTCTTCCAACCATGTGCAACGTGTATGTCTCACCTGACTGCTCCACCATCAACGCACCATTTGCCAGCATAGTCGTCGGCATTGGTGGCCAATGA